One Sodalis praecaptivus DNA segment encodes these proteins:
- a CDS encoding YjaG family protein, which produces MLRNPIHLRLEKLESWQHITFMASLCERMYPNYQLFCLQTAFGDAAIFRRILDLVWETLVVKDAKVNFDLQLEKLEEAIPAADDYNFYGVYPAIDACVALSELLHSRLSGETLAHAVTVSETSIRSVAMVEMTQAEREMTEEELNALPAIEQEWDVQWEIYRLLAASEERDIELIKGLRADLREAGISNIGINLQQ; this is translated from the coding sequence ATGTTACGTAATCCGATACATTTGCGCCTGGAAAAGCTGGAAAGCTGGCAACATATCACGTTTATGGCTTCCCTCTGTGAGCGCATGTATCCTAACTATCAGCTGTTTTGTCTACAAACCGCCTTTGGCGACGCGGCGATTTTTCGGCGCATTCTGGATCTCGTCTGGGAGACGCTGGTAGTAAAAGATGCTAAGGTCAATTTCGATTTGCAGCTGGAAAAACTTGAGGAAGCGATTCCGGCCGCCGATGATTATAATTTTTACGGCGTTTATCCCGCAATAGACGCCTGTGTCGCTTTAAGTGAACTTCTTCACTCTCGCTTGAGCGGAGAAACGTTGGCGCATGCCGTCACCGTAAGCGAGACGTCTATTCGTAGCGTGGCGATGGTGGAAATGACCCAAGCGGAACGGGAAATGACCGAAGAAGAGCTAAATGCATTGCCGGCCATTGAGCAGGAATGGGATGTGCAATGGGAAATTTACCGTTTATTGGCGGCCAGCGAAGAACGCGACATTGAATTGATTAAAGGACTGCGCGCCGATCTGCGCGAGGCCGGAATTAGCAATATTGGGATAAATTTGCAGCAATAA
- the purD gene encoding phosphoribosylamine--glycine ligase: MNILIIGNGGREHALAWKAARSTLADNVYVAPGNAGTALEPTLQNVDIAATDIPALVAFAQERHIGLTIVGPEAPLVKGVVDAFRAAGLRIFGPTQAAAQLEGSKAFSKDFLARHGIPTARYENFTEVAPALDYVRQRGAPIVIKADGLAAGKGVIVAMTLTEAESAVNDMLAGNAFGDAGHRIVIEEFLDGEEASFIVMVDGEHVLPMATSQDHKRVGDGDTGPNTGGMGAYSPAPVVTDEVHRRVMEQVIWPTVKGMAAEGNVYTGFLYAGLMISPDGQPKVIEFNCRFGDPETQPIMLRMRSDLVAHCLAATEGRLDEETSEWDERPALGVVLAAGGYPGDYRTGDEISGLPTAEAEGEKIFHAGTRLHQGKVLTQGGRVLCVTALGATVADAQARAYRAAKPVHWHEGFCRRDIGYRAIARET; the protein is encoded by the coding sequence ATGAATATTTTGATTATCGGCAACGGCGGACGTGAACACGCCTTGGCCTGGAAAGCCGCGCGATCGACGCTTGCCGACAACGTCTATGTTGCGCCCGGCAACGCCGGCACCGCGCTGGAACCCACGTTGCAAAATGTAGACATCGCCGCGACCGATATTCCGGCGCTGGTCGCCTTTGCCCAAGAACGTCACATCGGGCTGACCATCGTGGGACCGGAAGCGCCGCTGGTGAAGGGGGTGGTGGATGCTTTCCGCGCCGCGGGCCTGCGGATTTTTGGCCCAACGCAAGCCGCCGCGCAGTTGGAGGGTTCCAAGGCCTTTAGCAAAGACTTCCTTGCCCGCCACGGTATTCCCACCGCGCGCTATGAGAACTTTACCGAGGTCGCGCCGGCGCTGGACTATGTGCGTCAGCGGGGCGCGCCGATCGTTATCAAAGCGGACGGTTTGGCTGCGGGTAAGGGCGTGATTGTCGCCATGACGCTGACGGAAGCGGAATCCGCCGTGAACGATATGCTGGCCGGCAACGCTTTTGGCGATGCGGGGCACCGTATTGTCATTGAAGAGTTTCTCGACGGAGAAGAGGCCAGCTTTATTGTCATGGTAGACGGTGAGCATGTGCTGCCGATGGCCACCAGCCAGGATCATAAACGCGTGGGCGATGGGGATACCGGCCCGAATACCGGCGGTATGGGCGCTTATTCACCGGCGCCGGTCGTGACCGATGAGGTCCATCGCAGGGTGATGGAGCAGGTGATTTGGCCAACGGTGAAAGGCATGGCGGCGGAGGGGAATGTCTATACCGGTTTCCTGTATGCCGGCCTGATGATAAGCCCTGATGGCCAGCCGAAAGTCATTGAGTTTAACTGCCGCTTCGGCGATCCGGAAACCCAACCTATTATGTTGCGCATGCGATCCGACCTGGTCGCCCACTGCCTGGCGGCCACCGAAGGCCGTTTGGACGAGGAAACCTCCGAGTGGGATGAACGGCCGGCGCTGGGCGTGGTATTGGCGGCGGGAGGTTATCCCGGCGACTACCGCACCGGGGATGAAATCAGCGGTCTACCGACAGCCGAGGCGGAAGGGGAAAAAATCTTTCACGCCGGCACCCGCCTGCATCAGGGTAAGGTATTGACCCAGGGAGGCCGCGTGCTGTGCGTCACCGCGCTGGGGGCGACCGTTGCCGACGCGCAGGCCCGGGCCTACCGCGCGGCCAAGCCTGTCCATTGGCATGAGGGTTTTTGCCGCCGCGATATCGGCTATCGCGCTATCGCTCGCGAAACCTAA
- the edd gene encoding phosphogluconate dehydratase, protein MNATLQRVTQRIIDRSCVSRDAYLTRIEAARSQTVHRAQLACGNLAHGFAACQPGDKAALKSLTHSDIAIINAYNDMLSAHQPYEHYPQRIKQALQSVGAVGQVAAGVPAMCDGVTQGQDGMELSLMSREIIAMSAAIGLSHNMFDGALYLGICDKIVPGLVMAALSFGHLPSVFVPAGPMATGLPNKEKVRIRQLYAEGKADRQAMLEAEAASYHSAGTCTFYGTANSNQMVMEMMGLHLPGSSFIQPDSPLRDALTDAAAIQVTRLSEASGNYLPIGRLIDEKVVVNGIVALLATGGSTNHTMHLVAMARAAGIIINWNDFSDLSDAVPLLARIYPNGPADINQFHAAGGVGLLVRELLAGGLLHEDVQTIVGFGLSRYTMEPWLDDGRLAWRDSPAASLDATIIASVAHPFAHHGGTKVLDGNLGRAVMKTSAVPEENQVIEAPAMVFESQHDVGPAFDAGLLNKDCVVVVRYQGPRANGMPELHKLMPPLGVLLDRGYKVALVTDGRLSGASGKVPSAIHVTPEAYNGGLLGKIRDGDTVRVNGKTGELTLLVDEAELAQRQVPVPDLSTGAEGCGRELFGALRHQLSGAEQGASCISF, encoded by the coding sequence ATGAACGCCACTCTGCAACGCGTAACCCAACGCATTATCGACCGCTCATGCGTCAGCCGCGATGCCTACTTGACCCGCATTGAGGCCGCGCGCAGCCAAACCGTCCATCGCGCGCAGCTGGCCTGCGGTAATCTAGCGCACGGCTTCGCCGCCTGCCAGCCTGGCGATAAGGCCGCGCTGAAAAGCCTGACCCACAGCGATATCGCCATCATCAACGCCTACAACGATATGCTTTCCGCCCATCAGCCATACGAGCATTACCCGCAGCGAATCAAACAAGCGTTGCAGAGCGTTGGCGCGGTAGGCCAGGTGGCCGCAGGCGTGCCGGCTATGTGCGATGGCGTTACTCAGGGCCAGGATGGTATGGAGCTATCGTTGATGAGCCGCGAAATCATCGCCATGTCGGCGGCCATTGGCCTGTCGCATAACATGTTTGATGGTGCGCTCTATCTGGGCATATGCGATAAAATCGTCCCCGGCTTGGTCATGGCGGCGCTCTCGTTCGGCCATCTACCTTCGGTGTTTGTTCCCGCCGGCCCCATGGCTACCGGGCTGCCAAATAAAGAGAAAGTGCGTATCCGCCAGCTGTATGCCGAAGGTAAAGCGGATCGTCAGGCAATGCTGGAAGCGGAAGCCGCCTCCTATCATAGCGCGGGCACCTGCACTTTTTACGGCACCGCCAATTCTAACCAAATGGTTATGGAAATGATGGGCCTGCATTTGCCCGGCTCCTCCTTTATTCAGCCGGACAGCCCGCTGCGCGACGCCCTTACCGATGCGGCGGCGATACAAGTTACGCGACTCTCCGAAGCCAGCGGTAACTATCTTCCGATCGGGCGCTTGATAGATGAAAAAGTGGTGGTCAACGGTATCGTGGCGCTACTGGCTACCGGCGGCTCAACCAACCATACCATGCATTTGGTGGCCATGGCCCGCGCCGCCGGTATCATCATCAACTGGAACGACTTCTCTGACTTGTCGGATGCGGTACCGCTACTGGCCAGGATTTACCCAAACGGGCCGGCAGACATTAACCAATTTCATGCCGCGGGCGGCGTTGGACTATTGGTGCGCGAATTGCTGGCCGGCGGACTGCTGCATGAAGACGTGCAGACGATTGTCGGATTCGGCCTGAGCCGTTATACGATGGAACCCTGGCTGGATGACGGCCGGCTGGCCTGGCGCGACAGTCCGGCGGCCTCGCTGGATGCAACCATTATCGCCAGCGTCGCCCACCCCTTCGCGCACCACGGCGGCACCAAAGTCCTCGACGGCAATCTCGGTCGCGCGGTGATGAAAACCTCCGCCGTACCCGAGGAAAATCAAGTTATCGAAGCGCCGGCCATGGTGTTTGAAAGCCAGCACGACGTCGGCCCGGCGTTCGACGCCGGCTTACTGAATAAAGACTGCGTGGTGGTGGTCCGCTATCAGGGACCCCGCGCCAACGGCATGCCGGAACTGCACAAACTGATGCCGCCGCTAGGGGTGTTGCTGGATCGCGGTTACAAGGTGGCGCTGGTGACCGACGGCCGTCTCTCCGGCGCATCCGGTAAAGTGCCCTCAGCGATTCATGTGACGCCGGAAGCCTATAACGGCGGTCTGCTTGGTAAAATCCGCGACGGTGATACCGTGCGGGTGAACGGCAAAACGGGCGAATTGACGTTATTGGTGGACGAGGCGGAACTGGCGCAGCGCCAGGTGCCTGTGCCGGATCTTTCTACCGGCGCGGAGGGCTGTGGCCGCGAGTTGTTCGGTGCGCTGCGCCATCAGCTTTCCGGCGCGGAACAGGGCGCCAGTTGCATCAGTTTCTAA
- the purH gene encoding bifunctional phosphoribosylaminoimidazolecarboxamide formyltransferase/IMP cyclohydrolase: MQPPRPVRRALLSVSDKAGILEFARSLSQRGVELLSTGGTARLLAEAGLPVTEVSDYTGFPEMMDGRVKTLHPKVHGGILGRRDIDDAVMHEHDIAPIDMVVVNLYPFAATVARADCTREEAVENIDIGGPTMVRSAAKNHKDVAIIVNSADYPAVLAEMDSHGGSLTLETRFDLAIKAFEHTAAYDSMIANYFGSQVPAYHGDTKQPSGRFPRTLNLNFIKKQDMRYGENSHQLAAFYTDPEMHEASVATARQLQGKALSYNNIADTDAALECVKAFTEAACVIVKHANPCGVATGDTPLAAYDRAYQTDPTSAFGGIIAFNRPLDAETAKAIVSRQFVEVIIAPAVDDDALTVLAGKQNVRVLACGRWQQQTPGLDFKRVNGGLLVQERDVGMVDLQDLQVVTERQPTEAEMRDALFCWKVAKFVKSNAIVYAREQRTIGIGAGQMSRVYSAKIAGIKAADEGLDVKGSAMASDAFFPFRDGIDAAAAVGVRCVIQPGGSIRDNEVIAAANEHGIAMIFTHMRHFRH, encoded by the coding sequence ATGCAACCACCACGTCCTGTCCGCCGCGCGCTGCTCAGCGTCTCCGACAAAGCCGGTATTCTGGAGTTCGCCCGCTCTCTGTCCCAGCGCGGAGTTGAGCTGCTTTCCACCGGCGGCACCGCCCGCCTGCTGGCCGAGGCGGGCCTGCCGGTCACCGAAGTGTCAGACTATACGGGCTTTCCCGAAATGATGGACGGGCGTGTCAAAACGCTGCATCCCAAAGTGCATGGCGGCATTCTGGGACGTCGCGATATTGATGACGCCGTTATGCATGAGCATGACATTGCGCCGATTGATATGGTGGTGGTCAACCTTTATCCTTTCGCCGCCACGGTGGCGCGCGCGGACTGTACCCGCGAAGAGGCGGTGGAGAATATTGATATCGGCGGCCCCACCATGGTGCGCTCTGCGGCCAAAAACCATAAAGATGTGGCAATTATAGTCAACAGCGCCGACTATCCCGCGGTGCTTGCGGAAATGGACAGCCACGGCGGCTCGCTCACCTTGGAAACCCGATTCGACCTAGCGATTAAAGCATTTGAACATACCGCCGCCTATGACAGTATGATTGCCAACTACTTCGGCAGCCAGGTGCCGGCCTATCATGGCGACACCAAGCAGCCTTCCGGCCGCTTTCCACGCACCCTCAATCTCAACTTTATCAAGAAACAGGACATGCGCTACGGCGAGAACAGCCACCAATTGGCGGCGTTTTATACCGATCCCGAAATGCATGAAGCGTCGGTGGCCACCGCACGGCAGCTACAGGGGAAAGCCCTCTCCTACAACAACATCGCCGACACCGATGCGGCGCTTGAATGCGTGAAGGCCTTCACCGAGGCGGCTTGCGTCATCGTTAAGCACGCCAATCCCTGCGGCGTGGCCACCGGCGATACCCCGCTGGCAGCCTATGATCGCGCCTACCAGACTGACCCCACTTCCGCGTTTGGCGGGATTATCGCCTTCAACCGGCCGCTGGACGCCGAGACCGCCAAAGCGATCGTGAGCCGCCAATTTGTGGAGGTCATTATCGCCCCGGCCGTCGACGATGACGCCCTGACGGTGCTGGCCGGTAAGCAAAACGTGCGGGTACTGGCCTGCGGACGCTGGCAGCAGCAGACGCCGGGGTTGGATTTCAAACGGGTTAACGGCGGCCTGTTAGTGCAGGAGCGCGATGTGGGTATGGTGGATCTGCAGGATCTGCAAGTGGTTACCGAACGCCAGCCGACAGAGGCGGAAATGCGCGATGCGCTGTTTTGCTGGAAGGTGGCGAAATTCGTCAAATCCAACGCCATCGTTTATGCCCGCGAGCAGCGCACCATCGGTATCGGCGCCGGACAAATGAGCCGCGTTTACTCGGCAAAAATCGCCGGCATCAAGGCGGCGGACGAAGGTCTGGACGTCAAGGGATCGGCGATGGCCTCTGACGCCTTCTTCCCGTTCCGCGACGGTATCGACGCCGCGGCGGCGGTAGGCGTACGCTGTGTCATTCAACCGGGCGGATCGATTCGCGATAACGAAGTCATCGCCGCCGCCAATGAGCATGGCATCGCCATGATCTTTACCCATATGCGTCATTTCCGCCATTAA
- the metA gene encoding homoserine O-acetyltransferase MetA — translation MPIRVLDELPAVNFLRNENVFVMTSSRASTQEIRPLKVLILNLMPKKIETENQFLRLLSNSPLQVDIQLLRIDSRESKNTPAEHLNNFYCNFEDIQHDNFDGLVVTGAPLGLVDFRDVVFWPQIDRVLHWARDHVTSTLFVCWAVQAALNILYGIPKMTRQQKLAGVYQHHTLKPHALLTRGFDETFLAPHSRNADFPTAVIRQYTDLEILAESDEAGAYLFASPDKRLAFVTGHPEYDALTLASEYHRDRENGLQPALPVNYFPHDNSDLTPKASWRSHGHLLFANWLNYYVYQITPFDLRRMNPTLE, via the coding sequence ATGCCGATTCGGGTGTTAGACGAGCTCCCTGCTGTCAATTTTCTACGTAATGAAAATGTCTTTGTGATGACGTCCTCGCGCGCCAGCACGCAGGAAATTCGCCCGTTGAAAGTGCTGATCCTGAACCTGATGCCGAAGAAAATTGAAACCGAAAATCAGTTTCTGCGTTTATTATCCAATTCACCGTTACAGGTGGATATTCAACTGCTGCGCATCGACAGCCGTGAATCGAAGAATACCCCAGCGGAGCATTTAAATAATTTTTACTGCAATTTTGAAGATATTCAGCATGATAACTTCGATGGTTTAGTCGTGACCGGCGCACCGTTGGGCCTGGTGGATTTCCGGGATGTTGTCTTCTGGCCGCAGATTGACCGGGTGCTGCATTGGGCCCGCGATCATGTGACGTCCACTCTGTTTGTCTGTTGGGCGGTTCAGGCGGCGTTGAATATTCTCTACGGCATCCCCAAAATGACCCGCCAGCAGAAGCTGGCGGGCGTCTATCAGCACCACACGCTGAAGCCACATGCATTACTGACCCGGGGTTTTGATGAAACCTTTCTCGCTCCGCATTCCCGCAATGCGGATTTCCCCACCGCGGTGATTCGACAGTACACCGATTTAGAAATATTGGCCGAATCTGACGAGGCGGGAGCCTATTTGTTCGCCAGCCCGGACAAGCGTCTGGCGTTTGTCACCGGCCATCCGGAATACGATGCGCTTACTCTGGCCAGCGAGTACCACCGCGATCGGGAAAACGGTCTCCAGCCAGCGTTGCCGGTTAACTATTTCCCGCATGATAATTCCGACCTGACGCCGAAAGCCAGCTGGCGCAGCCACGGCCATTTGCTGTTTGCCAACTGGCTTAACTACTACGTTTATCAAATTACCCCGTTTGATTTGCGGCGCATGAATCCGACGCTAGAATAA
- a CDS encoding DUF1481 domain-containing protein: MALMLTACSFHQTPPAFTATGYIADRGAVRLWRKDDTASERVTLESVYSPYRGADTVVTRYEYQQGEVRQIRRQQSGEQPETVQLRFDQQGKLSFMQRERGQRRESLSDDETALYAFEARRVLEISQALRAGQVRLKQGIWHNGVITLCQGGTATPDFDARAAGWLAGRTRNASGDLGIAWLDAPEGTQLLLVANENFCRWQPNENDL, encoded by the coding sequence ATGGCTCTGATGCTGACGGCATGTAGCTTCCATCAAACCCCCCCCGCGTTTACCGCCACCGGTTATATCGCCGATCGCGGCGCCGTTCGTCTTTGGCGTAAAGACGATACCGCCAGCGAGCGCGTGACGCTTGAAAGTGTCTACAGCCCCTATCGCGGCGCTGACACGGTCGTGACCCGTTATGAATACCAGCAGGGCGAGGTGCGTCAGATCCGCCGACAACAAAGCGGAGAACAACCTGAAACGGTACAGCTACGCTTTGATCAGCAGGGTAAACTGAGTTTCATGCAGCGCGAGCGCGGGCAGCGGCGAGAATCCCTTAGCGATGACGAGACGGCGCTGTATGCGTTCGAGGCCCGCCGCGTGCTGGAAATCAGCCAGGCGCTGCGCGCCGGCCAGGTCCGGTTAAAGCAGGGAATTTGGCATAACGGCGTGATTACGCTTTGCCAGGGTGGGACGGCGACGCCAGATTTTGACGCGCGCGCCGCGGGTTGGCTTGCCGGCCGCACCCGCAACGCGTCGGGAGACTTAGGGATTGCCTGGTTGGACGCGCCGGAAGGCACCCAGCTGCTGCTGGTCGCCAATGAGAATTTCTGCCGCTGGCAGCCGAATGAGAACGATCTCTAG
- the hupA gene encoding nucleoid-associated protein HU-alpha, with protein MNKTQLIDVIADKADLSKAQAKSALESTLAAITESLKEGDAVQLVGFGTFKINHRSERTGRNPQTGKEIKIAAANVPAFVSGKALKDAVK; from the coding sequence ATGAACAAGACTCAACTGATTGATGTAATTGCTGATAAAGCTGATCTTTCTAAAGCACAAGCGAAGTCTGCGCTGGAATCCACTTTGGCAGCAATTACCGAGTCTCTTAAAGAGGGTGATGCAGTACAATTGGTTGGTTTCGGCACTTTCAAAATTAATCATCGTAGCGAACGCACTGGCCGCAATCCGCAGACTGGCAAAGAAATCAAAATCGCAGCTGCCAACGTACCTGCCTTTGTTTCTGGTAAAGCACTGAAAGACGCAGTCAAATAA
- the gntK gene encoding gluconokinase: MTTQTQNHIFVLMGVSGSGKSVVATALSRELSAAFLDGDFLHPRANIEKMSAGHALNDDDRAPWLSAINDAAFAMQRTNAISIIVCSALKKHYRDRLREGNPNLSFIYMQGSFDVIEARMKARKGHFFKQQMLITQFETLEEPGSDEPDVHTINVDQPLEGVVADTVAWIRTATAG, from the coding sequence ATGACTACCCAAACTCAAAATCATATTTTCGTCCTGATGGGCGTGTCGGGCAGCGGCAAATCCGTTGTGGCTACCGCCCTGTCCCGTGAGCTGTCCGCTGCTTTTCTTGACGGAGATTTCCTCCATCCGCGCGCCAACATTGAAAAAATGTCCGCTGGCCATGCGCTGAATGACGATGACCGCGCCCCGTGGCTGAGCGCCATCAATGACGCTGCTTTCGCGATGCAGCGGACCAACGCTATCTCCATTATTGTCTGTTCAGCCCTGAAAAAGCACTATCGTGACCGGTTACGTGAGGGGAATCCCAATCTGTCGTTCATCTATATGCAGGGCAGCTTTGACGTGATTGAAGCGCGCATGAAGGCCCGGAAAGGACATTTCTTTAAACAGCAGATGCTGATAACGCAATTTGAGACATTGGAAGAGCCGGGCAGCGACGAACCGGACGTGCATACTATCAATGTCGATCAGCCGCTGGAAGGCGTCGTTGCCGATACCGTGGCCTGGATCCGCACCGCTACCGCTGGTTAA